In Arthrobacter sp. B3I4, the following proteins share a genomic window:
- a CDS encoding uracil-xanthine permease family protein: MSMLGTNWKIHGNGKSIRPGEVVRPDERLTWPLTIGVGMQHVVAMFGATFLVPIITGMPPATTLFFSGIGTLLFLVITKGRVPSYLGSSFAFIAPIMASQQQFGIPGALGGVVLAGVGLAVIGAIVQKFGAGWINRLMPPIVTGAIVGLIGLNLAPAAKNNFDAAPVTALVTLAVIIVVSVFFRGILGRLSILVGVVVGYLVAMVRGEINFAKVDSAAWIGLPHFQTPEFHLGVVGLFVPVVLVLVAENIGHVKSVSAMTGQNLDGVSGRALMADGAATVLAGLGGGSGTTTYAENIGVMAATKVYSTAAYWVAGIFAVVLSFSPKFGELIATVPAGVLGGAATMLYGMIGILGVKIWVQNKVNFSNPVNLTTAAVALIIGIADYTWTIGDLKFTGIALGSAAALVIYHGMKAIAKARGTVAEPETEASTPVAAARAAVNAAAKRSPKKRR, from the coding sequence ATGAGCATGCTCGGCACCAACTGGAAGATCCACGGAAACGGCAAGTCCATCCGCCCCGGCGAGGTCGTCCGGCCGGATGAGCGCCTCACGTGGCCGCTGACCATCGGCGTCGGCATGCAGCATGTGGTGGCCATGTTCGGCGCCACCTTCCTGGTTCCGATCATCACCGGCATGCCGCCCGCCACCACCTTGTTCTTCTCCGGCATCGGCACCTTGCTGTTCCTGGTTATCACCAAGGGCCGCGTTCCCAGCTACCTCGGCTCCTCCTTCGCCTTCATCGCCCCGATCATGGCATCGCAGCAGCAGTTCGGGATCCCGGGGGCGCTGGGCGGCGTGGTGCTGGCCGGTGTCGGACTGGCCGTCATCGGGGCCATCGTGCAGAAATTCGGCGCCGGCTGGATCAACCGCCTCATGCCGCCGATCGTCACGGGCGCCATTGTCGGCCTCATCGGCCTGAACCTGGCTCCGGCGGCCAAGAACAACTTCGACGCCGCCCCGGTCACCGCCCTGGTCACGCTCGCCGTGATCATCGTCGTCAGCGTCTTCTTCCGGGGCATCCTGGGACGGTTGAGCATCCTGGTCGGCGTCGTCGTGGGCTACCTGGTCGCCATGGTCCGCGGCGAGATCAACTTCGCCAAGGTCGACTCCGCCGCCTGGATCGGCCTCCCGCATTTCCAGACCCCCGAATTCCACCTCGGCGTCGTCGGCCTCTTCGTGCCTGTCGTGCTGGTGCTCGTGGCCGAAAACATCGGCCACGTAAAGTCCGTTTCCGCCATGACCGGCCAAAACCTCGACGGCGTCTCCGGCCGCGCGCTCATGGCCGACGGTGCCGCAACCGTCCTTGCCGGTCTGGGCGGCGGTTCCGGCACCACCACCTACGCCGAAAACATCGGTGTGATGGCCGCGACGAAGGTCTATTCGACTGCGGCGTACTGGGTGGCGGGCATCTTCGCCGTCGTGCTCAGCTTCTCGCCGAAGTTCGGCGAACTCATTGCCACCGTCCCGGCCGGCGTGCTCGGCGGGGCCGCCACCATGCTCTACGGCATGATCGGCATCCTGGGGGTCAAAATCTGGGTGCAGAACAAGGTCAACTTCTCCAACCCGGTCAACCTCACCACCGCCGCAGTGGCCCTGATCATTGGTATCGCCGACTACACCTGGACCATCGGCGACTTGAAGTTCACCGGCATCGCCCTCGGGTCGGCCGCCGCCCTGGTCATCTACCACGGCATGAAAGCCATTGCGAAGGCCCGCGGCACCGTGGCCGAGCCGGAGACCGAAGCCAGCACGCCCGTGGCGGCCGCCCGCGCTGCTGTCAACGCCGCAGCGAAACGCTCCCCGAAGAAACGGCGCTGA
- a CDS encoding SDR family oxidoreductase: MSDSKQQDQPTDPRGGYYSGSFPEQVQEQPGLTAPMEPKPDHGEESYEGSRALEGKAALITGGDSGIGKAVAIAFAREGADVAISYLPEEEDDAQDTAEWIRKAGRRALLLAGDGRNEDFSAKIVDDALAEFGRLDALVLNAGYQKNRDSLESLPTEEFDRVFKTNLYSLLWTARAAVPHLKPGSSIITTASIQAFNPSPELVDYAMTKAAQVAFTKALAQELGPKGIRVNAVAPGPIWTPLIPATEWPDKLPSFGQDTPLQRAGQPAELAPAYVLLASDHGSYISGAVLPVTGGKGL, from the coding sequence TTGAGCGACTCAAAGCAGCAAGACCAGCCGACAGACCCCCGGGGCGGGTACTACTCCGGATCCTTTCCGGAGCAGGTACAGGAACAGCCCGGACTGACAGCGCCCATGGAGCCAAAGCCGGACCACGGCGAGGAAAGCTATGAAGGCAGCCGGGCCCTTGAAGGAAAGGCGGCGCTGATCACCGGAGGGGACTCCGGAATCGGTAAAGCGGTGGCCATTGCGTTCGCCCGCGAAGGCGCCGACGTCGCCATCTCCTACCTTCCCGAAGAAGAAGACGACGCTCAGGACACCGCCGAATGGATCCGCAAAGCAGGCCGCAGGGCGCTGTTGCTGGCAGGCGACGGGCGCAATGAGGACTTCTCGGCCAAGATTGTGGACGACGCGCTCGCGGAGTTCGGCCGGCTGGACGCCCTGGTACTCAACGCCGGCTACCAGAAGAACCGGGACAGCCTCGAATCCCTGCCCACCGAGGAATTCGACCGGGTCTTCAAGACCAACCTGTACTCCCTTCTCTGGACCGCCCGTGCCGCGGTCCCGCACTTGAAGCCGGGGTCGTCCATCATTACGACGGCGTCGATCCAGGCCTTCAACCCCTCGCCGGAGCTTGTTGATTACGCCATGACCAAGGCTGCGCAGGTGGCCTTCACCAAGGCCCTCGCCCAGGAGCTGGGACCCAAGGGTATCCGGGTCAACGCCGTGGCGCCGGGACCCATCTGGACCCCGCTGATTCCGGCCACTGAATGGCCGGACAAGCTTCCCAGCTTCGGTCAGGACACGCCCCTGCAGCGGGCCGGACAGCCCGCTGAACTGGCCCCGGCCTACGTGTTGCTGGCATCCGACCACGGCTCCTACATCTCCGGCGCCGTGCTGCCGGTAACTGGCGGCAAGGGCCTCTAG
- a CDS encoding DUF6328 family protein, translating into MPEAEETRRGGRDETFDEKMDRNWGELLQELRVLQTGVQILAGFLLTLPFQSRFETLDSFELSLYLSNVVIAALTTALILLPVSVHRRLFRKGLKATLVSSADRITKLALTGVALLSVGTSTLVFDVTAGRAAGLTAGVALLAVLLVLLVLIPNRLRNHTGQD; encoded by the coding sequence ATGCCAGAGGCTGAAGAAACCCGCCGCGGGGGACGGGATGAGACCTTCGACGAGAAGATGGACCGCAACTGGGGGGAGTTGCTGCAGGAGCTCCGGGTGCTCCAGACCGGGGTTCAGATTCTGGCCGGTTTCCTGTTGACCCTTCCCTTCCAGAGCCGGTTTGAGACGCTGGACAGCTTTGAGCTGTCTTTGTACCTCTCGAATGTCGTCATCGCAGCGCTCACCACCGCGCTGATCCTGCTGCCGGTGAGCGTGCACCGCCGGCTCTTCCGCAAGGGGCTCAAGGCAACCCTGGTGTCGAGCGCCGACAGGATCACGAAGCTGGCGCTGACCGGTGTCGCACTTCTGAGCGTAGGCACCTCGACGCTGGTTTTCGACGTGACAGCCGGACGGGCCGCAGGGCTTACGGCCGGCGTCGCACTCCTGGCCGTACTCTTGGTCCTGCTGGTCCTGATCCCCAACCGGCTTCGCAACCACACAGGGCAGGACTAG
- a CDS encoding DUF6766 family protein: MADTAIHTVEPSSGAKMRKWAKEHGLLLANIGLFAAFFIGMIISGAADYSEDQLSHGQPAVSIFEYLGTGAFLEATFENWESEFLQMGMYVILTVFLFQKGSSESKPMGKNAPQDEDPRNATLKAATPWPVRRGGWVLKLYEHSLSIMFLLLFLASVALHAIGGSQEYSEEQQAHGQPPVTVWGYFATSRFWFESFQNWQSEFLAVAVLVGASVYLREKGSPESKPVAQPHYETGA, translated from the coding sequence GTGGCAGACACCGCAATCCACACCGTTGAACCGTCGTCGGGAGCAAAGATGCGCAAATGGGCGAAAGAGCATGGACTGTTGTTGGCCAACATCGGACTTTTTGCGGCCTTCTTCATCGGCATGATCATCAGCGGAGCAGCCGATTACAGCGAGGACCAGCTCTCCCACGGCCAGCCCGCCGTCAGCATCTTCGAGTACTTGGGCACAGGCGCCTTCCTGGAGGCGACCTTTGAGAACTGGGAATCGGAGTTCCTGCAGATGGGCATGTACGTCATCCTGACCGTGTTCCTCTTCCAGAAGGGCTCCTCGGAGTCCAAACCGATGGGAAAGAACGCGCCCCAGGACGAGGACCCGCGTAACGCCACCCTCAAGGCTGCCACGCCATGGCCGGTACGCCGGGGCGGGTGGGTGCTGAAGCTGTACGAGCACTCGCTTTCGATCATGTTCCTGTTGCTGTTTTTGGCCTCCGTCGCGCTCCATGCGATCGGCGGTAGCCAGGAGTACAGCGAGGAGCAGCAGGCCCACGGCCAGCCCCCCGTCACCGTGTGGGGCTATTTCGCGACCAGCAGGTTCTGGTTCGAGTCGTTCCAGAACTGGCAAAGTGAATTCCTCGCCGTCGCAGTGCTCGTCGGCGCCTCGGTCTACCTGCGCGAGAAGGGCTCACCGGAATCCAAGCCGGTCGCCCAACCGCATTATGAAACCGGCGCCTAA
- a CDS encoding DUF2188 domain-containing protein, with protein sequence MPQGDIETYYEDGEWKNKREGTSRAFSTGGTKDEAVAEGREAARRDKVEHIIKNQDGQIASKNSYGNDPANVPG encoded by the coding sequence ATGCCCCAAGGTGATATCGAGACGTACTACGAAGACGGCGAGTGGAAGAACAAGCGCGAAGGAACCAGCCGCGCCTTTTCGACCGGCGGAACCAAAGACGAGGCAGTCGCGGAGGGCCGAGAAGCCGCCCGCCGCGACAAGGTCGAGCACATCATCAAGAACCAGGATGGGCAGATCGCCAGCAAGAACAGCTACGGCAACGACCCGGCGAACGTTCCGGGCTAG
- a CDS encoding glycerate kinase, producing the protein MRILIAPDKFKGSLTAAEAAAAMAEGALRVYPEADVVQFPVADGGEGTLEAAVAAGYEERLNAVVGPILAPIGAAWAIRKDAFGGATAVIETAQASGLAHMEPTPANALRAHSYGCGQLIAAALDAGATEIVLGVGGSAMTDGGSGALRALGLKPVDAAGNVVPLGGGSLGEVAAVDLSGLDPRLTAVNLRIAVDVQNPLYGPEGAAHVFGAQKGADADAAERLDAGLRNWASVLREASGRDVNVPGAGAAGGFPASFLAFSNASLEGGFELVAGLTGLADKLGKADLVITGEGSLDSQSLTGKAPIALADAARAQGIPVIMVAGRILVSPEDLERHGVVAAAQLLDVAPSAAESVANAGKYLAWTTSQVLEGA; encoded by the coding sequence ATGCGCATCCTGATCGCCCCCGACAAGTTCAAGGGCTCCCTGACCGCGGCTGAGGCCGCTGCCGCCATGGCCGAAGGCGCACTGCGCGTCTATCCAGAGGCAGACGTTGTCCAATTTCCCGTCGCAGACGGCGGCGAGGGCACGCTGGAGGCGGCCGTCGCCGCCGGATACGAGGAACGCCTGAACGCCGTCGTCGGGCCGATCCTGGCGCCGATCGGTGCAGCCTGGGCGATCCGCAAGGACGCCTTTGGCGGGGCGACAGCCGTCATCGAAACGGCGCAGGCCTCCGGCCTTGCTCACATGGAACCGACGCCCGCGAACGCCTTGCGTGCCCACAGTTACGGCTGCGGGCAGCTAATCGCGGCAGCGCTGGACGCCGGCGCTACTGAGATCGTCCTGGGCGTGGGCGGCTCGGCCATGACCGACGGCGGGAGCGGCGCCCTACGCGCCCTGGGCCTGAAACCTGTGGACGCGGCGGGGAATGTGGTTCCCCTTGGCGGCGGCTCGCTCGGGGAGGTGGCCGCCGTGGATCTCAGCGGCCTGGACCCGCGGCTGACGGCAGTGAACCTCCGGATCGCGGTGGATGTGCAGAATCCGCTCTATGGACCCGAGGGTGCAGCCCACGTTTTCGGTGCGCAAAAGGGTGCCGATGCTGACGCCGCGGAACGGCTCGACGCCGGGCTGCGTAACTGGGCCTCGGTGCTGAGGGAGGCGAGCGGCCGTGACGTCAATGTCCCGGGCGCGGGCGCCGCCGGCGGCTTCCCGGCGTCGTTCCTGGCCTTCAGCAACGCCTCCCTCGAGGGCGGCTTCGAGCTTGTCGCGGGGCTGACCGGGCTGGCCGACAAACTCGGGAAAGCTGACCTGGTCATCACCGGGGAGGGGTCGCTCGATTCCCAGTCGTTGACCGGTAAGGCACCGATCGCCCTCGCGGACGCAGCCCGGGCACAGGGCATCCCGGTGATCATGGTCGCCGGCAGGATCCTGGTTTCGCCGGAGGACCTGGAGCGTCACGGCGTGGTTGCGGCTGCGCAACTCCTCGACGTCGCACCGAGTGCGGCGGAGTCCGTGGCCAACGCGGGAAAGTACCTGGCCTGGACCACCAGCCAAGTGCTCGAAGGCGCGTGA
- a CDS encoding histidine phosphatase family protein, with translation MGSNGSADGSRTGITGLVLIRHGESEGNVAATQAREAGAHVINVPARDADVGLSGTGREQALALGRLLAGVPEASRGAVWSSPYARARQTAELALQTGGWRQQIGLDERLRDRELGILDMLTSAGVEARFPEEAQRRRWLGKFYYRPPGGESWADVVLRLRSLLAELDREHPGEEVLLVCHDALIMLFRYILQQLTESELLDLAATTSVLNASVSRFVRPGGTGSWELESFNLADHLTAHGVPVTEHAGDASVHPR, from the coding sequence GTGGGCAGCAACGGAAGCGCCGACGGCAGCCGGACCGGCATCACAGGGCTCGTGCTGATCCGGCATGGGGAAAGCGAAGGCAACGTGGCGGCCACCCAGGCCCGGGAAGCGGGGGCCCACGTCATCAACGTTCCGGCGCGCGACGCCGACGTCGGACTGTCCGGCACCGGCCGGGAACAAGCGCTGGCCCTGGGCCGGTTGCTGGCGGGCGTCCCCGAAGCGAGTCGCGGTGCCGTGTGGTCCTCCCCCTACGCCCGGGCCCGGCAGACCGCAGAACTTGCCCTGCAGACCGGCGGGTGGCGGCAGCAGATCGGGCTCGATGAGCGCCTCCGCGACCGCGAACTCGGCATCCTGGACATGCTGACCTCCGCCGGCGTGGAAGCCCGGTTTCCAGAAGAAGCCCAGCGCCGCCGCTGGCTCGGAAAGTTCTACTACCGGCCGCCGGGCGGGGAATCATGGGCTGACGTGGTGCTGCGGCTCCGGTCGCTGCTGGCCGAGCTAGACCGGGAGCACCCCGGCGAGGAGGTCCTGCTGGTCTGCCACGACGCTTTGATCATGCTGTTCCGCTACATCCTGCAGCAGCTCACCGAGTCCGAGTTGCTGGATCTCGCCGCCACCACCAGTGTCCTGAACGCCTCGGTCAGCCGCTTTGTGCGGCCCGGCGGAACGGGATCTTGGGAGTTGGAGAGCTTCAACCTGGCAGACCATCTGACGGCGCACGGCGTACCCGTCACCGAGCACGCAGGAGATGCCAGTGTCCACCCGCGCTGA
- a CDS encoding NAD(P)H-hydrate dehydratase — protein MSTRAETPELVTPTLLRGWPLPGGGSGKNDRGSVLVVGGARKTPGAALLAGVAALRSGAGRLTLAVAESTAVPLAVAFPESGVVGLPETARGSVKGSAASLLADQFDAADAVLIGPGLDDKDEALALLRGLLLPGQGKPKDGPAVVLDAYALGCLPDLADELKPWAGRLILTPNTAEGGILLGRDIEDLKLDVRKIADTYQAVVSCQGVIAEPGGGLWEITTGHSGLGTSGSGDVLAGAIAGLRGRGTTNAQATCWGSHLHAAAGDRLASRLGGLGYLARELCDELPPLMVELSS, from the coding sequence GTGTCCACCCGCGCTGAGACACCGGAGCTGGTGACACCGACCCTGCTGCGCGGCTGGCCGCTGCCCGGCGGCGGTTCCGGCAAGAATGACCGCGGCTCGGTGCTGGTGGTCGGCGGCGCACGCAAGACCCCGGGCGCGGCCCTGCTCGCCGGCGTCGCCGCCCTGCGCTCGGGGGCCGGCCGGCTGACTCTGGCCGTGGCCGAGTCCACCGCGGTACCGCTCGCCGTAGCCTTCCCGGAATCCGGGGTTGTCGGCCTGCCGGAAACCGCCCGGGGTTCGGTCAAAGGTTCCGCGGCCTCCCTGCTCGCGGACCAGTTCGACGCCGCGGACGCCGTGTTGATCGGGCCGGGACTGGACGACAAGGACGAGGCCCTGGCGTTGCTGAGGGGGCTGCTGCTGCCGGGACAGGGCAAGCCCAAGGACGGTCCCGCCGTCGTGCTCGACGCCTATGCCCTGGGTTGCCTGCCCGACCTGGCGGACGAGCTGAAGCCGTGGGCGGGCCGGCTGATCCTGACCCCCAACACCGCCGAAGGGGGTATTCTGCTGGGCCGGGACATTGAGGACCTGAAGCTGGACGTGCGAAAGATCGCCGACACCTACCAGGCAGTGGTGAGCTGCCAGGGCGTCATCGCCGAACCCGGCGGGGGCCTCTGGGAGATCACCACCGGCCACAGCGGTCTGGGCACCTCGGGCAGCGGCGACGTGCTGGCCGGCGCCATCGCTGGACTGCGCGGCCGCGGAACCACCAACGCGCAGGCCACCTGCTGGGGTTCGCACCTGCACGCAGCCGCCGGCGACCGGCTTGCCAGCCGGCTGGGAGGACTGGGCTACCTGGCACGCGAGCTCTGCGACGAGCTGCCGCCGCTGATGGTGGAACTGAGCAGCTGA
- a CDS encoding glycerophosphodiester phosphodiesterase: protein MTVPHPFFAPVGPSRTPVAMAHRGFSLEGRENSMAAFRAAVALGYRYLETDVHTTADGVLLLFHDETLDRVTDGEGRISELVAETVASARIAGAEPIPLLAELVQEFPEVRLNLDVKDWNSVQTLAVAIERYGLHDRVLVASFSDRRRRAVLRRLSRPVASSAGMASNALFVLLGPLLPPGLLRRVARRALRGVHALQVPVRYGAVPVVTPGLIRRAHRHGLHVHVWTVNEAAEMHRLLNLGVDGIVTDRADLLKAVLQERGQWLP, encoded by the coding sequence GTGACCGTCCCGCACCCCTTTTTCGCCCCCGTTGGCCCGTCCCGCACGCCGGTGGCGATGGCACACCGCGGTTTCTCCCTGGAGGGTCGGGAAAACTCCATGGCCGCGTTCCGCGCCGCCGTCGCCCTCGGTTACCGCTACCTCGAAACCGACGTGCACACCACGGCCGACGGCGTCTTGTTGCTCTTCCACGATGAGACGCTCGACCGGGTCACGGACGGTGAGGGCCGTATTTCGGAGCTGGTCGCCGAGACGGTGGCCAGCGCGAGGATCGCCGGTGCAGAACCCATCCCGTTGCTGGCGGAGCTGGTGCAGGAGTTCCCGGAGGTCCGGCTCAACCTGGACGTCAAGGACTGGAACTCGGTGCAGACGCTGGCGGTGGCGATCGAGCGGTACGGACTGCATGACCGTGTCCTGGTCGCCAGCTTCTCCGACCGGCGGCGCCGCGCGGTACTGCGCCGGCTCAGCCGGCCCGTGGCGAGTTCCGCGGGGATGGCGTCGAATGCACTCTTCGTGCTGCTGGGGCCGTTGCTCCCGCCGGGGCTGCTACGCCGGGTGGCCCGGCGGGCTCTCCGCGGAGTCCACGCACTGCAGGTCCCGGTCCGCTACGGCGCCGTACCCGTCGTAACGCCCGGATTGATTCGCCGTGCGCACCGCCACGGCCTTCACGTCCATGTCTGGACCGTCAACGAAGCGGCCGAGATGCACCGGCTGCTGAACCTCGGCGTCGACGGGATCGTCACCGACCGTGCCGACCTGCTCAAGGCAGTCCTGCAGGAGCGGGGCCAGTGGCTGCCCTGA
- a CDS encoding HAD family hydrolase, producing the protein MRLVASDIDGTILGHDGRISARTVRAFHACRDAGVEVVFVTGRPPRWLHPLQEQLGHTGTVICSNGAVVWDLEADRLVSARALELDAVLEVRRIIRRLRPAALFAAETLTGFHLEPGFMGTGSSGVLAEVTAAPLHETLRAGDAVVKFLAIVREGTADDFLAEVAPAVAHLAAATHSAPNLALLELSLPGVNKAVTLAEYAASLGVQAQDVVAFGDMPNDIEMLRWAGQGYAMASGHPEAILAAGQQAPHFDDDGVAQVLEAKLAALDVPLR; encoded by the coding sequence ATGCGGCTGGTAGCAAGCGATATTGACGGTACGATCCTCGGCCACGACGGCAGAATCAGCGCCCGGACTGTGCGCGCCTTCCATGCCTGCCGCGACGCCGGAGTGGAGGTCGTCTTCGTCACCGGCCGCCCGCCGCGCTGGCTACACCCGCTCCAAGAGCAGCTCGGCCACACCGGAACCGTGATCTGCTCCAACGGAGCCGTGGTCTGGGACTTGGAAGCGGACCGGCTGGTGTCCGCCCGGGCCCTGGAACTCGACGCCGTCTTGGAAGTCCGCCGGATCATCCGGCGGCTACGCCCGGCCGCCCTTTTCGCCGCCGAGACGCTGACCGGCTTCCACCTGGAACCAGGCTTCATGGGGACCGGCTCCAGCGGGGTGCTGGCTGAAGTCACGGCTGCGCCGCTGCACGAAACCCTCCGCGCGGGTGATGCCGTCGTGAAATTCCTCGCGATCGTGCGGGAAGGAACCGCGGACGACTTCCTCGCGGAGGTCGCACCCGCCGTCGCCCACCTGGCTGCCGCTACCCACTCCGCCCCGAACCTGGCGCTGCTGGAACTGTCCCTGCCCGGCGTCAATAAGGCGGTAACCCTGGCTGAATACGCAGCATCCCTGGGCGTACAGGCGCAGGACGTGGTGGCATTTGGGGACATGCCCAACGACATCGAGATGCTGCGCTGGGCCGGGCAGGGCTACGCCATGGCCAGCGGGCACCCGGAAGCGATCCTTGCGGCGGGACAGCAGGCGCCGCATTTCGACGACGACGGCGTGGCCCAGGTTCTGGAGGCCAAGCTCGCCGCCCTGGACGTCCCGCTCCGGTAA
- a CDS encoding YbhB/YbcL family Raf kinase inhibitor-like protein — translation MATTFTLRSDALDDGGVLPAAQRGAATGAGARDESPPLSWSGAPAGTRSYAVTVFDPDAPGPGGFWHWAVLDIPADVTSLPAGAGSRDGRSLPSGAFQLRNDGGSVGYLGAAPPKGHGPHHYIITVHALNVEKSGLDAGASPAAFEARLRPHVLARASLTGVYERR, via the coding sequence ATGGCAACTACGTTTACCCTCCGCAGTGACGCGCTCGATGACGGCGGGGTCCTTCCGGCTGCCCAGCGCGGCGCCGCGACGGGAGCCGGAGCCAGGGACGAATCCCCTCCGCTGAGCTGGTCCGGCGCCCCCGCCGGCACGCGGAGCTACGCCGTCACGGTGTTTGACCCGGACGCTCCGGGCCCCGGCGGCTTCTGGCACTGGGCGGTGCTGGACATCCCGGCGGACGTCACCTCGCTGCCGGCCGGCGCCGGCTCCCGGGACGGCCGCAGCCTGCCGTCCGGTGCCTTCCAGCTCCGGAACGACGGCGGCTCCGTCGGCTACCTGGGTGCGGCACCGCCCAAGGGTCACGGGCCGCATCACTACATCATCACGGTGCACGCGCTGAACGTGGAAAAGTCCGGCCTCGATGCCGGCGCTTCTCCGGCCGCGTTTGAAGCGAGGCTCCGTCCGCATGTCCTGGCCCGCGCGTCACTGACCGGCGTCTACGAACGGCGCTGA
- a CDS encoding carbohydrate kinase yields the protein MLTVIGEALVDVVQRPSGTQAHVGGSPLNVAVGLARLDHPVQFIGRYGRDAYGESVAAHLKSSSVLLPLGPDELPTSVAAASIDDDGAATYRFDLAWELPGLAARLPFMLQGSTLLHTGSIATMLAPGAADVLAAVEHAHPSMTISFDPNCRPSIIADAGQARRQAEKFVTLADVVKASDEDLEWLYPGEDPLDSARRWLSLGGSEGPAMVVVTRGATGPWAINAAGEAQAPTPPVKVADTVGAGDSFMAALLSGIVDLGLNGAQNRKDLRGLSAGSLRTLLAHAAAAAAVTVSRAGANPPTRAELNRMELDPESAGATSN from the coding sequence ATGCTCACAGTCATCGGAGAAGCCCTGGTAGACGTTGTCCAGAGGCCCTCAGGAACCCAGGCCCACGTCGGCGGCAGCCCTTTGAATGTCGCCGTCGGGCTGGCGCGGCTGGACCACCCGGTGCAGTTCATCGGCCGCTACGGCAGGGACGCGTACGGTGAATCCGTGGCGGCGCACCTGAAGTCGAGTTCGGTGCTGCTGCCGCTGGGACCGGATGAGCTGCCGACCTCGGTGGCCGCCGCGTCCATCGACGACGACGGCGCCGCGACCTACCGCTTCGACCTCGCCTGGGAGCTCCCGGGTCTCGCCGCCCGGCTGCCGTTCATGCTGCAGGGGAGCACCCTGCTGCACACCGGCTCCATCGCCACCATGCTGGCCCCGGGTGCCGCGGACGTACTCGCCGCCGTCGAACATGCCCACCCTTCGATGACCATCAGCTTCGACCCCAACTGCCGCCCGAGCATCATTGCCGACGCCGGCCAGGCCCGCCGCCAGGCCGAAAAGTTCGTCACCCTCGCTGACGTGGTCAAGGCCTCTGACGAGGACCTGGAGTGGCTGTACCCCGGCGAAGATCCGCTGGACTCGGCCCGGCGCTGGCTCTCGCTCGGCGGCTCGGAAGGACCCGCCATGGTGGTTGTGACCCGCGGAGCAACCGGGCCATGGGCCATCAATGCTGCCGGCGAGGCGCAGGCGCCGACCCCGCCGGTGAAAGTGGCCGACACCGTCGGTGCCGGCGATTCGTTCATGGCAGCGTTGCTCTCCGGCATTGTCGATTTGGGTCTGAACGGGGCCCAAAACCGGAAAGACCTCCGGGGGCTGTCCGCCGGGAGCCTTCGGACACTGCTGGCACACGCCGCCGCAGCCGCCGCCGTCACTGTTTCCCGCGCCGGCGCGAATCCTCCCACCCGGGCTGAGTTGAACCGGATGGAGCTGGATCCGGAAAGTGCGGGCGCCACCAGCAACTGA